The Streptomyces sp. NBC_01268 genome window below encodes:
- a CDS encoding CPBP family intramembrane glutamic endopeptidase, with translation MVDASLPPDGLPRRVLRDETLIVLALSLGASGVSALISFIGSLTKPGALKEQAATLNGSYAPGRPWLDLSWQLFGIASALVPVVLVAHLLLREGAGTRGLRVIGFDRTRPWPDLGRGALVAAGIGSAGLAFYLGARAAGFNLTVVPESLPDVWWKYPVLVLSAIQNSVLEEVVVVGYLLRRLDQLGWSPKSSMAASAVLRGSYHLYQGIGGFVGNMVMGVVFVWLYRRWGRVGPLVVAHALLDIVAFVGYGLLAGKVGWLPTP, from the coding sequence GTGGTGGACGCTTCCCTGCCCCCGGACGGCCTGCCGCGCCGGGTCCTGCGCGACGAGACGCTGATCGTCCTCGCGCTGTCCCTCGGCGCGAGCGGGGTCTCCGCCCTCATCAGCTTCATCGGCTCGCTGACCAAGCCGGGCGCGCTCAAGGAGCAGGCGGCCACGCTCAACGGCTCCTACGCGCCCGGGCGGCCCTGGCTCGACCTCTCCTGGCAGCTGTTCGGCATCGCCAGCGCGCTCGTCCCGGTCGTCCTGGTCGCGCATCTGCTGCTGCGCGAGGGCGCCGGGACCCGCGGGCTGCGGGTGATCGGCTTCGACCGCACCCGGCCGTGGCCGGACCTGGGGCGCGGCGCGCTGGTCGCGGCCGGCATCGGCAGCGCGGGCCTGGCCTTCTATCTGGGGGCGCGGGCGGCCGGGTTCAACCTCACGGTGGTGCCCGAGTCGCTGCCGGACGTGTGGTGGAAGTACCCCGTCCTGGTGCTGTCGGCGATCCAGAACTCCGTGCTGGAGGAGGTCGTCGTCGTCGGCTACCTGCTGCGCCGGCTCGACCAGTTGGGCTGGTCGCCGAAGTCCTCGATGGCCGCGAGCGCGGTGCTGCGCGGCTCGTACCACCTCTATCAGGGCATCGGCGGCTTCGTCGGCAACATGGTGATGGGGGTGGTGTTCGTGTGGCTCTACCGGCGCTGGGGGCGGGTGGGGCCGCTGGTGGTCGCGCACGCGCTGCTCGACATCGTGGCCTTCGTCGGCTACGGGCTGCTCGCCGGGAAGGTGGGCTGGCTGCCCACGCCATGA
- a CDS encoding glutamate--cysteine ligase, which produces MGEKVVTDGFGPADRQRYRRKLQQCLAGLARLLAEKRFDRPRNLMGMEIELNLAGEDGLPRMLNAPVLDRIASPDFQTELGLFNLEVNIAPHRLGGHVFDRLAEELRTGLGYADRKAAELGAGVVMIGILPTLTKDDAVLDNLSAADRYKLLNDQILVARGEDFTLDIHGVERLLCTSSSIVPEAACTSVQLHLQVTPPRFASVWNAAQAIAGVQIAVGANAPFLFGRELWRESRPPLFTQATDTRTPELQAQGVRPRTWFGERWVDSAYDLFEENLRYFPALLPLCDDEDPLRVLDEGGVPRLHELILHNGTVYRWNRPVYGWVDGVPHLRVENRVLPAGPTVTDVVANAVFYYGLVRALADDTRPVWKRMAFQDAEHNFDTACRHGIEAELRWPRSGRSGGVTTVPAVRLVLDELLPLAAAGLDAWHVEPRDRDFYLGVIEERCRRRVNGASWQADTFHRALDSGLDRAAALAATTRRYRELMLTGEPVHTWPVGVKAAS; this is translated from the coding sequence ATGGGGGAGAAGGTCGTGACGGACGGGTTCGGCCCGGCCGACCGACAGCGCTACCGCCGAAAGCTGCAGCAGTGTCTCGCGGGACTCGCGAGGCTCCTGGCGGAGAAACGATTCGACCGGCCGCGCAATCTCATGGGCATGGAGATCGAACTCAATCTCGCGGGCGAGGACGGACTGCCCAGGATGCTCAACGCACCGGTGCTCGACCGTATCGCGAGCCCCGATTTCCAGACCGAACTCGGATTGTTCAACCTGGAAGTGAACATCGCCCCGCACCGGCTCGGCGGCCATGTTTTCGACCGGCTCGCCGAGGAACTCAGGACCGGGCTCGGATATGCCGACCGCAAGGCCGCCGAACTCGGCGCCGGAGTCGTCATGATCGGAATACTGCCGACCCTCACGAAGGACGACGCGGTCCTCGACAACCTCTCCGCCGCCGACCGCTACAAGCTGCTCAACGACCAGATCCTGGTGGCCCGCGGGGAGGATTTCACGCTCGACATCCACGGGGTGGAGCGGCTGCTCTGCACCTCGTCGTCGATCGTGCCGGAGGCGGCCTGTACGTCGGTGCAGCTGCACCTTCAGGTGACCCCGCCCCGCTTCGCCTCCGTGTGGAACGCGGCGCAGGCCATCGCCGGCGTCCAGATAGCGGTCGGCGCCAACGCGCCCTTCCTCTTCGGCCGGGAGCTGTGGCGGGAGTCCAGGCCGCCGCTGTTCACGCAGGCCACCGACACCAGGACCCCCGAGCTCCAGGCCCAGGGGGTGCGCCCGCGGACCTGGTTCGGGGAACGCTGGGTGGATTCGGCGTACGACCTCTTCGAGGAGAACCTGCGCTACTTCCCCGCCCTGCTGCCGCTCTGCGACGACGAGGACCCGCTGCGCGTCCTGGACGAGGGCGGGGTGCCCAGGCTGCACGAGCTGATCCTGCACAACGGCACCGTCTACCGCTGGAACCGGCCCGTCTACGGCTGGGTCGACGGCGTCCCGCACCTCAGGGTGGAGAACCGGGTGCTGCCGGCCGGGCCGACCGTCACCGACGTCGTCGCCAACGCCGTCTTCTACTACGGGCTCGTCCGGGCGCTCGCCGACGACACCCGCCCGGTCTGGAAGCGGATGGCGTTCCAGGACGCCGAGCACAACTTCGACACCGCGTGCCGCCACGGCATCGAGGCCGAGCTGCGCTGGCCGCGCTCCGGCCGCTCGGGCGGCGTGACGACCGTGCCGGCGGTCCGGCTGGTCCTCGACGAGCTGCTGCCGCTGGCCGCGGCCGGGCTCGACGCCTGGCACGTGGAGCCGCGGGACCGCGACTTCTACCTCGGCGTGATCGAGGAGCGCTGCCGGCGGCGGGTCAACGGGGCCTCGTGGCAGGCGGACACCTTCCACCGGGCCCTGGACTCCGGTCTGGACCGCGCGGCGGCGCTCGCGGCGACCACCCGCCGCTACCGCGAGCTGATGCTGACCGGCGAGCCCGTGCACACCTGGCCGGTGGGGGTGAAGGCCGCCTCGTAG
- a CDS encoding DUF5999 family protein, whose protein sequence is MCQHQPACPTAHSADREAARLVAHHPEQGWSLLCNGVLLFEDTGELLPDGQIIAPHRPLTAASVTTAA, encoded by the coding sequence ATGTGCCAGCACCAGCCCGCCTGTCCCACCGCCCACTCCGCCGACCGTGAGGCGGCACGACTCGTGGCACACCATCCGGAGCAGGGCTGGAGCCTGCTGTGCAACGGGGTCCTGCTCTTCGAGGACACCGGTGAGCTGCTGCCGGACGGCCAGATCATCGCCCCGCACCGGCCGCTGACGGCGGCCAGTGTGACGACGGCGGCCTGA
- the gcvP gene encoding aminomethyl-transferring glycine dehydrogenase — protein MTANRIPLSELEQGIPFEQRHIGPDTEARAKMLAQVGYGSLDELTAAAVPDVIKNAEALGLPGARTEAEVLAELRELADRNQVLAPMIGLGYYGTFTPPVILRNVMENPAWYTAYTPYQPEISQGRLEALLNFQTMVADLTGLPTSGASLLDEGTAAAEAMALSRRVGKVKNGVFLIDADALPQTIAVIETRAEPTGVEVVVADLSAGIPAEIAERGVFGVLLQYPGASGAVRDIKPVIDQAHELGAIVTVAADLLALTLLASPGSLGADIAVGTTQRFGVPMGFGGPHAGYMAVQDKHARSLPGRLVGVSVDADGNKAYRLALQTREQHIRREKATSNICTAQVLLAVMAGMYAVYHGPEGLKGIARRTHRYAAILAAGLRAGGVELVQGAFFDTLTARVPGRADAVVAAAREAGVNLYRVDADLVSLSCDETTTRAQLDAVWGAFGVTADIDALDAATADALPVDALRSDVFLTHPVFHAHRSETSMLRYLRRLSDRDYALDRGMIPLGSCTMKLNATTEMESVTWPEFGQMHPFAPVEQAGGYVTLITELEERLAEVTGYDKVSIQPNAGSQGELAGLLAVRAYHRANGDLQRTVCLIPSSAHGTNAASAVMAGMKVVVVKTADDGEVDVADLRAKIEQYRDELSVLMITYPSTHGVFEEHVADICAEVHEAGGQVYVDGANLNALVGLAKPGKFGGDVSHLNLHKTFCIPHGGGGPGVGPVGVRAHLAPYLPNHPLQPTAGPETGVGPISAAPWGSAGILPISWSYVRLMGGEGLKRATQVAVLAANYIAKRLEPHYPVLYTGPAGLVAHECIVDLRPLSKATGVSVDDIAKRLIDYGFHAPTMSFPVAGTLMIEPTESEDLSELDRFCDTMIAIRAEIEKVASGEWPAEDNPLSNAPHTAAALGGEWNHPYTRDEAVFPAGVSAADKYWPPVRRIDGAFGDRNLVCSCPPLDEYDH, from the coding sequence ATGACCGCCAACCGCATTCCGCTCTCCGAGCTCGAGCAGGGCATTCCCTTCGAGCAGCGGCACATCGGGCCCGACACCGAGGCTCGGGCGAAGATGCTCGCCCAGGTCGGGTACGGCTCCCTCGACGAGCTGACGGCCGCGGCCGTGCCGGACGTCATCAAGAACGCCGAGGCGCTCGGCCTGCCGGGCGCCCGCACCGAGGCCGAGGTGCTGGCCGAGCTGCGTGAGCTCGCCGACCGCAACCAGGTGCTCGCCCCCATGATCGGTCTCGGTTACTACGGGACCTTCACGCCTCCGGTCATCCTCCGGAACGTCATGGAGAACCCGGCCTGGTACACCGCGTACACGCCGTACCAGCCCGAGATCTCCCAGGGCCGCCTGGAGGCCCTGCTGAACTTCCAGACCATGGTCGCCGACCTCACCGGTCTGCCCACCTCCGGCGCCTCGCTGCTCGACGAGGGCACCGCGGCCGCCGAGGCCATGGCGCTGTCCCGCCGCGTCGGCAAGGTCAAGAACGGCGTGTTCCTCATCGACGCCGACGCCCTGCCGCAGACCATCGCCGTCATCGAGACCCGCGCCGAGCCCACCGGGGTCGAGGTGGTCGTCGCCGACCTGTCGGCCGGCATCCCCGCCGAGATCGCCGAGCGCGGCGTCTTCGGCGTGCTGCTCCAGTACCCGGGTGCCTCCGGCGCCGTCCGGGACATCAAGCCGGTCATCGACCAGGCCCACGAGCTCGGCGCGATCGTCACCGTCGCCGCCGACCTGCTCGCGCTGACCCTGCTCGCCTCGCCCGGTTCGCTCGGCGCCGACATCGCCGTCGGCACCACCCAGCGCTTCGGCGTCCCCATGGGCTTCGGCGGCCCGCACGCCGGCTACATGGCGGTCCAGGACAAGCACGCCCGTTCGCTCCCCGGCCGCCTGGTCGGCGTCTCCGTGGACGCCGACGGCAACAAGGCGTACCGCCTGGCCCTGCAGACCCGCGAGCAGCACATCCGCCGCGAGAAGGCCACCAGCAACATCTGCACCGCCCAGGTGCTCCTCGCCGTCATGGCCGGCATGTACGCCGTCTACCACGGCCCCGAGGGCCTGAAGGGGATCGCGCGCCGTACCCACCGGTACGCCGCCATCCTCGCCGCCGGTCTGCGGGCGGGCGGCGTGGAGCTGGTCCAGGGTGCCTTCTTCGACACCCTCACCGCCCGGGTGCCGGGCCGCGCGGACGCCGTCGTCGCGGCCGCCCGTGAGGCCGGCGTCAACCTGTACCGCGTCGACGCGGACCTGGTCTCCCTGTCCTGTGACGAGACCACCACCCGCGCGCAGCTCGACGCCGTCTGGGGCGCCTTCGGCGTCACCGCCGACATCGACGCCCTGGACGCCGCCACCGCGGACGCGCTGCCCGTCGACGCGCTCCGCTCGGACGTGTTCCTGACCCACCCGGTCTTCCACGCGCACCGCTCCGAGACCTCGATGCTGCGCTACCTGCGCCGCCTCTCCGACCGCGACTACGCGCTCGACCGCGGCATGATCCCGCTCGGCTCCTGCACCATGAAGCTGAACGCGACCACCGAGATGGAGTCGGTGACCTGGCCCGAGTTCGGCCAGATGCACCCGTTCGCCCCGGTCGAGCAGGCCGGCGGCTACGTCACGCTCATCACCGAGCTGGAGGAGCGTCTCGCCGAGGTCACCGGCTACGACAAGGTCTCCATCCAGCCGAACGCCGGTTCGCAGGGCGAGCTGGCCGGTCTGCTGGCCGTCCGCGCGTACCACCGCGCCAACGGCGACCTGCAGCGCACCGTCTGCCTCATCCCGTCCTCCGCGCACGGCACCAACGCCGCCTCCGCCGTGATGGCCGGCATGAAGGTCGTCGTCGTCAAGACCGCCGACGACGGCGAGGTCGACGTCGCGGACCTGCGCGCCAAGATCGAGCAGTACCGCGACGAGCTGTCCGTGCTGATGATCACCTACCCGTCCACGCACGGTGTGTTCGAGGAGCACGTCGCCGACATCTGCGCCGAGGTGCACGAGGCCGGCGGTCAGGTGTACGTCGACGGCGCCAACCTCAACGCGCTGGTCGGCCTCGCCAAGCCGGGCAAGTTCGGCGGCGACGTCTCGCACCTGAACCTGCACAAGACCTTCTGCATCCCGCACGGCGGCGGCGGCCCGGGCGTCGGCCCGGTCGGCGTCCGCGCGCACCTCGCCCCGTACCTGCCGAACCACCCGCTCCAGCCCACCGCGGGCCCGGAGACCGGCGTCGGCCCGATCTCGGCCGCCCCGTGGGGCTCCGCCGGCATCCTGCCGATCTCCTGGTCGTACGTGCGCCTGATGGGCGGCGAGGGCCTCAAGCGCGCCACCCAGGTGGCCGTGCTCGCGGCGAACTACATCGCCAAGCGCCTGGAGCCGCACTACCCGGTGCTCTACACCGGCCCGGCCGGCCTGGTCGCCCACGAGTGCATCGTGGACCTGCGCCCGCTGTCCAAGGCGACCGGCGTCAGCGTCGACGACATCGCCAAGCGCCTGATCGACTACGGCTTCCACGCGCCGACCATGTCGTTCCCGGTGGCCGGCACGCTGATGATCGAGCCGACCGAGTCCGAGGACCTGAGCGAGCTCGACCGCTTCTGCGACACGATGATCGCGATCCGGGCCGAGATCGAGAAGGTCGCCTCCGGCGAGTGGCCGGCCGAGGACAACCCGCTGAGCAACGCCCCGCACACCGCGGCGGCGCTGGGCGGCGAGTGGAACCACCCGTACACCCGTGACGAGGCGGTCTTCCCGGCCGGTGTCTCGGCCGCCGACAAGTACTGGCCGCCGGTCCGCCGGATCGACGGCGCCTTCGGCGACCGCAACCTGGTCTGCTCCTGCCCGCCGCTGGACGAGTACGACCACTGA
- a CDS encoding PRC-barrel domain-containing protein: MQTDIDPRSLIGRKAFDRNGHKIGTVDEVYLDDATGVPEWAAVRTGLFSRDAFVPLEPSELVGDGLHIPYERALIKDAPDFGVGRHLSPEQELQLYRHYSLALPPPPPPPPPPQDTPRDFGRLAGQDDA; encoded by the coding sequence GTGCAGACCGATATCGATCCGCGCAGCCTGATCGGCCGCAAGGCGTTCGACCGGAACGGACACAAGATCGGGACCGTGGACGAGGTGTACCTGGACGACGCGACGGGCGTCCCCGAATGGGCTGCCGTGCGCACCGGCCTGTTCAGCCGCGACGCGTTCGTCCCCCTGGAGCCGAGCGAGCTGGTGGGCGACGGCCTCCACATCCCGTACGAGCGGGCCCTCATCAAGGACGCCCCCGATTTCGGCGTGGGCCGCCACCTCTCCCCCGAACAGGAACTCCAGCTCTACCGCCACTACAGCCTCGCCCTCCCGCCCCCGCCCCCGCCCCCGCCCCCGCCCCAGGACACCCCCCGGGACTTCGGCCGCCTGGCGGGCCAGGACGACGCGTAG
- a CDS encoding DNA polymerase IV, with product MRAAPTILHLDMDAFFAAAEQASKPSLRGKPVVVGGLGPRGVVATASYEARRFGVHSAMPMAQARRLAPNAAYLVPRFAFYRAISGQVMELLGRLSPLVEPLSLDEAFVDLEAGGLADDSASARATGERLRRDILATTGLTGSVGLAGSKMLAKIASEEAKPDGLMLIEPGTERELIGPRSVRIIPGVGPATGEHLRRAGISTVTDVVEAGEDELVRLLGRAHGGSLYLMALGHDDRPVVAERDAKSVSVEDTFDVDLHDRLRIRLEVERLAERCVARLRDSGHSGRTIVLKVRRYDFSTLTRSETLRGPTDDPVVVREAAARLLDLVDTTGGVRLLGVGVSGLADYTQEDLFAQAEAEARAEAAPEAVAGPEAAEQAPPTATETTERHWAPGRDVRHAEYGAGWVQGSGVGRVTVRFEEPGTVVPGRVRTFSVDDPDLEPSDPLPLVEGTGTGAE from the coding sequence GTGAGAGCCGCGCCCACCATCCTGCACCTCGACATGGACGCCTTCTTCGCCGCGGCGGAGCAGGCCTCGAAGCCGAGCCTGCGCGGAAAGCCGGTGGTCGTGGGCGGCCTCGGGCCGCGCGGAGTGGTCGCGACGGCCTCGTACGAGGCGCGGCGCTTCGGGGTGCACTCGGCGATGCCCATGGCGCAGGCGCGACGGCTCGCGCCGAACGCGGCCTATCTCGTGCCCCGCTTCGCCTTCTACCGGGCGATCAGCGGGCAGGTCATGGAACTGCTCGGGCGGCTCTCACCGCTCGTCGAGCCGCTCAGCCTGGACGAGGCCTTCGTGGACCTGGAGGCCGGCGGTCTCGCCGACGACAGCGCGAGCGCGCGGGCGACGGGGGAGCGGCTGCGGCGGGACATCCTCGCGACGACCGGTCTGACCGGGTCGGTCGGTCTGGCCGGGTCCAAGATGCTCGCGAAGATCGCCTCGGAGGAGGCCAAGCCGGACGGGCTGATGCTGATCGAGCCCGGTACGGAGCGCGAGCTGATCGGGCCGCGTTCGGTGCGGATCATCCCCGGCGTCGGGCCGGCCACCGGGGAGCACCTGAGACGGGCCGGGATCAGCACCGTCACCGACGTGGTCGAGGCGGGCGAGGACGAGCTCGTACGGCTCCTCGGGCGGGCTCACGGGGGCTCGCTGTACCTGATGGCCCTCGGGCACGACGACCGGCCCGTGGTGGCCGAGCGGGACGCGAAATCGGTCTCCGTGGAGGACACCTTCGACGTCGACCTGCACGACCGGCTGCGGATCCGGCTGGAGGTGGAGCGGCTCGCGGAGCGGTGCGTCGCGCGGCTGCGGGATTCGGGGCACTCGGGGCGGACCATCGTCCTGAAGGTGCGGCGGTACGACTTCTCGACGCTCACGCGCTCCGAGACGCTGCGGGGGCCGACGGACGACCCCGTGGTGGTCAGGGAGGCCGCGGCGCGGCTCCTCGACCTCGTGGACACCACGGGCGGCGTGCGGCTACTGGGGGTCGGGGTGAGCGGGCTCGCCGACTACACCCAGGAGGACCTGTTCGCGCAGGCGGAGGCGGAGGCCCGGGCCGAGGCCGCCCCCGAGGCCGTCGCGGGCCCCGAGGCGGCCGAGCAGGCGCCCCCCACGGCCACCGAGACCACCGAGCGGCACTGGGCGCCGGGGCGGGACGTGCGGCACGCGGAGTACGGGGCCGGGTGGGTGCAGGGGAGCGGGGTCGGCCGGGTCACCGTGCGGTTCGAGGAGCCGGGGACGGTGGTGCCGGGGCGGGTGCGGACGTTCTCCGTGGACGATCCGGACCTGGAGCCCTCGGATCCGCTGCCGCTGGTGGAGGGGACCGGGACGGGAGCCGAGTGA
- a CDS encoding MerR family transcriptional regulator codes for MSSGDGTAGGFLGRAPGEKGPYPLHGSVGDFGGDVSSGPEEVGYRGPTACAAAGITYRQLDYWARTGLVEPSVRPAYGSGTQRLYSFRDVVVLKIVKRFLDTGVALQNIRAAVQHLRARGFRDLERMTLMSDGATVYECSSPDEVVDLLQGGQGVFGIAVGVVWRDVEAALSQLHGERVDTGETLIGHNPADELARRRRDRAV; via the coding sequence ATGAGCAGCGGCGACGGTACGGCAGGGGGCTTCCTGGGGCGTGCCCCCGGGGAGAAGGGCCCGTATCCGCTTCACGGCAGTGTGGGCGACTTCGGCGGGGACGTGAGCTCCGGCCCGGAAGAGGTCGGCTACCGCGGCCCCACGGCCTGTGCGGCGGCCGGCATCACCTATCGGCAGCTGGACTACTGGGCGCGCACCGGGCTCGTCGAGCCGAGCGTGCGGCCCGCTTACGGATCCGGGACGCAGCGGCTCTACAGCTTCCGCGACGTCGTGGTCCTCAAGATCGTCAAGCGCTTCCTGGACACCGGGGTGGCGCTGCAGAACATCCGGGCCGCCGTGCAGCACCTGCGCGCCCGGGGCTTTCGCGACCTGGAGCGCATGACGCTCATGAGCGACGGCGCCACGGTGTACGAGTGCTCCTCGCCCGACGAGGTCGTGGACCTGCTCCAGGGCGGCCAGGGCGTCTTCGGGATCGCCGTCGGCGTGGTGTGGCGGGACGTCGAGGCGGCGCTCTCGCAGCTGCACGGCGAGCGGGTCGACACCGGCGAGACGCTGATCGGGCACAACCCGGCGGACGAGCTGGCGCGGCGGCGGCGGGACCGGGCGGTCTGA
- a CDS encoding bifunctional nuclease family protein encodes MNELDVVGVRVEMPSNQPIVLLREVGGDRYLPIWIGPGEATAIAFAQQGMAPARPLTHDLFKDVLEAVGQELTEVRITDLRDGVFYAELVFASGVEVSARPSDAIALALRTGTPIYGSDGVLDDAGIAIPDEQEDEVEKFREFLDQISPEDFETGSQ; translated from the coding sequence GTGAACGAGCTCGACGTTGTGGGTGTCCGGGTGGAAATGCCCTCCAACCAGCCGATCGTGCTCCTGCGTGAAGTGGGAGGCGATCGGTACCTCCCCATCTGGATCGGACCGGGAGAGGCGACCGCGATCGCCTTCGCCCAGCAGGGCATGGCCCCTGCCAGGCCGCTGACGCACGACCTCTTCAAGGACGTGCTGGAGGCCGTGGGGCAGGAGCTCACCGAGGTCCGCATCACGGATCTGCGTGACGGGGTCTTCTACGCCGAGCTGGTCTTCGCCAGCGGTGTCGAGGTGAGTGCCCGGCCGTCCGACGCGATAGCGCTCGCCCTGCGTACCGGGACGCCGATCTACGGCAGTGACGGTGTGCTCGACGACGCGGGGATCGCGATTCCGGACGAGCAGGAGGACGAGGTGGAGAAGTTCCGCGAGTTCCTCGACCAGATCTCACCGGAGGACTTCGAGACCGGCAGCCAGTAG
- the ftsR gene encoding transcriptional regulator FtsR, with protein MLRTPTGGAGHGTAAAGELVSIGTVLSRLRDEFPEVTISKIRFLEAEGLVEPQRTASGYRKFSPRDVERLAQILRMQRDHYLPLKVIREHLDALERGEQVKLPSPSPQRDLLDGAWDTEGDRPTAARIGRAELLAAAEVTEAELVEWESYGLIAPVEGGGYDAETVTVAKLVADLGRFGLEPRHLRAVKAAAEREAGLVEQMVAPLRRHRNPQTRAHAEATAKELAGLSVRLHAALVQTALGVRLQ; from the coding sequence ATGCTGCGAACACCGACGGGCGGTGCCGGTCACGGCACCGCCGCCGCGGGCGAGCTGGTGAGCATCGGCACGGTGCTGAGCCGGCTGCGCGACGAGTTTCCCGAAGTGACCATCTCCAAGATCCGGTTCCTGGAGGCCGAGGGGCTCGTCGAGCCCCAGCGCACGGCCTCCGGGTACCGGAAGTTCAGCCCGCGGGACGTGGAGCGGCTCGCTCAGATCCTGCGGATGCAGCGGGACCACTACCTCCCGCTGAAGGTCATCCGCGAGCACCTGGACGCCCTGGAGCGCGGGGAGCAGGTCAAGCTGCCCTCGCCGAGCCCGCAGCGGGACCTGCTCGACGGGGCCTGGGACACGGAGGGCGACCGTCCCACCGCCGCCCGGATCGGCCGCGCGGAGCTGCTCGCCGCCGCCGAGGTGACCGAGGCGGAGCTGGTCGAGTGGGAGTCGTACGGACTGATCGCCCCGGTCGAGGGAGGCGGGTACGACGCCGAGACCGTCACCGTCGCCAAACTGGTGGCGGATCTGGGGAGATTCGGTCTGGAGCCCCGGCACCTGAGGGCCGTCAAGGCCGCCGCGGAGCGCGAGGCCGGGCTGGTCGAACAGATGGTCGCGCCGCTGCGTCGGCACCGTAATCCGCAGACCAGGGCCCATGCCGAGGCGACCGCCAAGGAGCTCGCCGGACTCTCCGTGCGCCTTCACGCGGCACTGGTCCAGACCGCCCTGGGAGTGCGTCTGCAGTGA
- a CDS encoding FHA domain-containing protein, with product MSSGYGRCEDVRVGRCIESGFVLPHGRVCFGQGESPVKWFSKLFGKSASEDGGNARHRAPRHAQSEEQGGERPLFRDEVGGQGGDIPGAQGASSVDPAGAARIGFGEPSTSGTGGGFVPDPYATQTSAGQPRQEDASMPVCTRCGHRNTADSRFCSHCGAPLRGGVAPERASETTSTISISGLEAYDAEVTGQTALPSLSAEALAAVEALPGGAALLIVRRGPNSGSRFLLDGELTTAGRHPQSDIFLDDVTVSRRHVEFRRQPDGTFRVSDVGSLNGTYVNREPIDAVVLSNGDEVQIGKYRLVFFASQRGV from the coding sequence CTGTCGAGTGGTTACGGACGTTGTGAAGATGTCCGGGTCGGCAGGTGTATTGAGTCAGGGTTCGTCCTGCCCCACGGGCGGGTCTGTTTCGGTCAAGGGGAATCGCCCGTGAAGTGGTTTTCGAAGTTGTTCGGCAAGAGCGCAAGCGAGGACGGCGGCAACGCCAGGCACCGCGCGCCGCGCCACGCCCAGAGCGAGGAACAGGGCGGCGAGCGCCCGCTCTTCCGCGACGAGGTCGGCGGCCAGGGCGGTGACATTCCGGGCGCACAGGGCGCGTCGTCTGTTGACCCTGCCGGTGCCGCGCGCATAGGTTTCGGAGAACCATCAACCTCAGGTACGGGTGGAGGGTTCGTGCCCGACCCGTACGCGACACAGACCTCCGCGGGGCAGCCGCGACAGGAGGACGCGTCCATGCCGGTGTGTACGAGGTGCGGTCACCGCAACACGGCGGACAGCCGCTTCTGCTCCCACTGCGGTGCGCCGCTGCGGGGCGGGGTGGCTCCGGAGCGAGCCTCCGAGACCACCTCGACGATCTCCATCTCGGGGCTTGAGGCCTACGACGCGGAGGTCACCGGACAGACCGCGCTCCCGTCGCTGTCGGCCGAGGCGCTGGCGGCGGTCGAGGCCCTGCCGGGCGGTGCGGCGCTGCTCATCGTGCGTCGCGGTCCGAACTCGGGCAGCCGCTTCCTCCTGGACGGCGAGCTGACCACGGCCGGACGTCACCCGCAGAGTGACATCTTCCTGGACGACGTGACCGTCTCGCGTCGCCACGTGGAGTTCCGTCGGCAGCCGGACGGCACCTTCAGGGTGTCGGACGTCGGCAGCCTCAACGGCACGTACGTCAACCGGGAGCCGATCGACGCGGTCGTGCTGTCCAACGGTGACGAGGTGCAGATCGGCAAGTACCGGCTCGTGTTCTTCGCGAGCCAGCGGGGCGTGTGA